Part of the Pedobacter roseus genome is shown below.
CAGGCATACCATATTGGCGATAAGCCATTTTTTGAAGAGACAAATACATCTGCACCCTTTTCTACGAGCGTTTTGGTGAGCATGCGATTGGCATCGTAACAGGCAAGCAATAGTGCAGATTCGCCAGCATGGTTAACATGGTTGATGTTAGCTCCTTTATCAAGGATCAATTCAACCATTGGGTTGTTTTTAGATTTAACTGCAAAAATCAAAGGAGAATCGCCATGTTTATTAGTAGTGTTGATGTTGGCGCCAAATTCCAGTAATTTTTGAACCACTTCTTTATTTCTCCATGCAGATGCGATAAGCAGCGGTGTTTCTGCTTCGTTATTTTCACAGTTCACATCAAGACCCTTATCGAGCAGCTTTTCCAAAACTTCAATCTGCCCGTTTTGAGCAGTTAAGTGCAAAAGGCTGTTTCCTTTAAGGTCTTTAATATCAATCCGTGCACCTTTATCCAATAAGTAAAGCGCAGTTTGTTTCTGCTTTTGTAAACAGGCAAAATAAAAAGGTGTTTCACCATCATGATCCTCATAATCTAAATCTGCACCGCGGTCGATTAAAATTTTTACCAGGTCTAAATATCCATGATGTGCAGCGTAATGCAGTGCGGTTCGTCCTTTTTCGTCCGTATAACCTACTTCTACTTCGTTGTTCGCCAATAAAAGTTCAGCTATTTTTCGTTTGCCGCTTTCGCAGGCAATTATAAATGACATCGACATATTAAGATTGTTTCATGAGCAGTTCAACAGTTTTTATTTTCAGGTTATCGTCGGAAGCCAGCATTAAGGCTGTTTGATCCTTATCGTTGCTTAGCGCAACATCTGCTCCGTTTTCAATCAGGAGTTTCACCTTACGATAGGTTTCTTTAGCTTTCTCGGCTTCGTAGTTTACATTGTAGGCGCAAACCTTATGCAATAAGGTATTTCCCTGATCATCCGTTCTATTGATATCTATTTGTCCACTTTCCAAAACAGCCTCTAAAATATTGGCTTGTTTTTCAGCAATTACATCCAATGGAGTTTTATCTGCACTGTACCAGGTGCTGGTTTGGTATAAGTCGGCACCATCACCAATCAGTTTTTTGAGGAAGTTGATGCCGCTTTCACTGTTCGACATCATGCGAACGTATTCGAAGAGCAATGTTTCGCCCTTTTTGCTTACCTGATCAAATTCTGGTGTAGCAAAACTGCGCAGTGTATCGTATATATTTTCGCTTTGCGAATGTGCGACTGCATAAAAGAAGGCCGAATTTCCTTCACGATCGGTATGGTTTGGATCTGCGCCGTTTTCGAGCAGGTGTGCAATTAGATTTTTCTTATTAAACTTTATTGCGGTAATTAAAGGTGTTTCCTGTACTATATTACCTTCATTTACATCAAGCCCTTCGTTAAGGAGGATGTCGATATAGCCCTTAAGCAGATCTGTAGTTTGCTCGTCGTTGAGATTATACTTGCGGAAACTGCTTTTTACCACCTGGTGGATATAATTTTCTTCTGCATTATTCTTAAAATTGGTCGTGCAGCCTGCATCGATACAAGCTTTGATTACGCCTAAACTCACGCCATTTTCGAAGAGGTAACCCAATAAAGTTTTCGCATTTACTTCATCATTCAGGTTATCGAAGTGGGCAATAAATTCGTTGAAGAAAGCAATGTCTTCATCTTCTTCGCCCAGGTTGTAGATGATACTATGAAAAATACTTTTGTCAAAATTGTCGAATTCATAAATATCCGTTTCAATGGTTTTATCCTTTACCATCATATTTAGAATTTCATATTGCTTATCTTTGATAAGTTTGTCGAAAATCGATGATTTCTGATGATCCTGAAGGTTTTTGGAGAGTTTTTCGCCGTTTTGCATCGAGCTTTTCGCTTCGTCAAATTTTCGGGCATTTAACTGTTGATCTAAGGTAGTTTCGGTCATTTCAATTAAAATATTTAAAATAGATAGATATATGCGCTTCTCGCTACAAAAGTTTAGCCAAAGAATTTGCGTAATCTAAAACTATCGGGAATGTTGCAGTGAATCAGAATGATAAAAAATGTTTTGTTAGTTGCTTAGTTTTTGGACAGCAATTGAAGTATTCATATATTTATTTCTTCCTGCTTACTTTTTTCGATAAAATCCTGTTGGGGACACAACTAACTAAAGATTCTTCTACCACTCTATGCCGTGGAGGCATGGTACTTTGGAGCGCCAAAGTACCCAAAGCGCTTTGTCAATCCGGCAATGTGGCTTCTCACCGCCCCGCGCTCATCAAAAAAACAGCGACACTTTGTTTTGTGTTCAATTCCTTTATAACTTTTGAATTATCGTTTACGAACACAAAACTACTGCGTTTCAGGTTTGGTGGTGCCGTTTGTTCTATACCGCAACTGTTTTTTTGATTATCCTGCCACTTGGGATTGACGGTGTCCTTCGGCAAAGATTGTAGGTTTTGAAAGAAAGCTAGCAAAATGCCTAAACCGCTCTTAAATATTTGTGTCGACACTGTATGATAAGAAATCGGAACCATCTGATCAGGTTTAGTTGTGGTGATTCTCGGCTTCTATGTCGGTTTTCCGTGTCACAGGCTTAAGTTTATAGCCCTGATCGGAGCGGGCATCCCCTATATTTCATCGGGATAAAGCGGTGAGCAGGACTAACTTTAAATATAGTAATGACCCTGCGCTCCCAAAAAAACAATAGTATGTTATATTATTATTTCACTATGATAAAGATTATGGGTTTTTAATAAATGAATTGCTAATCCAAACCATAAATAACATTACGATGTTCCTTAATTCATTCGATTATTTTATCTTTAGGCGATTTTAAAAAGATTGGTTTACAAAGCCATAAACCGATCGGATCATTAAATAAATAAGCAAAATCAATATAACATGTCAAATACATCAAAAATTATCTACACCAAAACCGATGAGGCGCCAATGTTGGCTACTTATTCACTTTTACCTATCGTACAAGCTTTTACCGCATCAGCAGGTATTGATGTAGAAACCAGAGATATTTCTTTAGCAGGAAGAATTTTGGCAAACTTTCCTGAGTATTTAAAAGACGACCAAAAAATTGGTGATGCTTTAGCAGAGCTTGGTGCATTGGCTACCACTCCAGAGGCTAACATTATCAAGTTACCAAATATCTCTGCTTCTATTCCACAATTGGTAGGTGCAATTACCGAGTTACAGGCTCAGGGTTTTGCCATTCCTAACTATCCGGATAACGCACAGAGCGACGAAGAAAAAGCAATTAAAGCTAAATATGCAAAAGTTTTAGGTTCGGCAGTTAACCCTGTTTTACGTGAAGGTAACTCTGACCGTAGGGCGCCGAAAGCAGTTAAAAACTACGCCAAACAAAATCCGCACTCGATGGGTAAATGGTCGGCAGATTCTAAAACCAAAGTAGCCAGCATGACTGAAGGCGATTTTTACGGTTCAGAAAAATCTACCACTGTTGCTGAAGCGGGTCAGTTTAAAATCGAATTTGTAGCTGCTGATGGTACGCTAACCGAATTGAAAGGTTTATCGCCATTAAAAGCAGGAGAAGTGATTGATAGTTCTGCATTGAGCTTATCGGCATTGAAAACTTTTGTGGCCAAAGAAATTGCTGAGGCTAAGGCTGAAAATGTTTTATTATCTGCGCATTTAAAAGCAACGATGATGAAAGTATCTGACCCGATTATTTTTGGTGCCATTGTTGAAGTTTATTTCGCAGATGTTTTTACCAAATATGCAGATCTTTTCAAAGAACTAAATATCGATACCCGCAATGGTTTAGGCGATGTTTATGCAAAAATTGCAGGCAACCCTAAACAGGCAGAAGTTGAAGCCGCGTTGGCACAAGCCATTGAAAACGGACCAGCTTTAGCCATGGTAAACTCTGATAAAGGAATTACCAACTTACATGTACCAAGTGATGTGATTGTTGATGCTTCTATGCCGGCAATGATCCGTACATCAGGCCAGATGTGGAACAAAGAAGGTAAACCTGAAGATACGATCGCTTTAATTCCAGACCGTTCGTACGCTGGTGTATATACTGCAACTATTGATGACTGTAAAGCAAATGGTGCTTTTGATGTAACCACCATCGGTTCGGTACCAAACGTAGGTTTAATGGCTCAAAAAGCAGAAGAATATGGCTCTCACGATAAAACTTTCCAGGCTGCGGCTTCAGGTATTATCCGTGTAACGGATGCTGATGGTAAAGTGTTTTTCGATCAGAAAGTAGAAAAAGGCGATATCTTCCGCATGTGTCAGACTAAAGATGCGCCAATTCAGGATTGGGTAAAATTAGCGGTAAACAGGGCGCGTTTATCAGAAACTCCAGCTGTTTTCTGGTTAGATGAGCAAAGAGCACATGATAGAGAAATCATTGCAAAAGTAAATACTTATTTAAAAGATCACGATACTACAGGTTTAGATATCCGCATTTTAGCTCCAATCGAAGCGACTAAGTTTACGCTAGAGCGTATCCGTAAAGGTTTAGATACCATTTCGGTTACCGGTAACGTACTGCGTGATTATTTAACCGATTTATTCCCGATTTTAGAACTGGGAACTTCAGCGAAAATGCTTTCTATCGTTCCATTAATGAACGGTGGTGGTTTATTCGAAACCGGTGCTGGTGGTTCTGCTCCAAAACACATTGAGCAGTTTATCGAAGAAGGTTATTTACGCTGGGATTCGCTTGGTGAGTTTTTAGCACTTCAGGCTTCTTTAGAGCATTTATCTCAAACCCAAAACAATGCAAAAGCACAGGTACTGGCTGATGCTTTGGATGAGGCAAATGCTAAATTTTTGGCAACTGATAAATCGCCGGGTAGAAAATTAGGAACGATCGATAACCGTGGTTCTCACTTCTATTTAGCTTTATATTGGGCTGAGGCGTTAGCTGCTCAGAGCAAAGATGCTGATCTGAAAGCCAGATTTGCACCATTGGCTAAAACTTTGTTGGAAAATGAAACTAAAATCAACGAGGAATTGATCGGTTCACAGGGTAAGCCTCAAAACATTGGCGGTTATTACAACCCTAATGATGAACTGGCAAGCAAAGCCATGCGCCCAAGTGAAACATTAAATACATCTTTGGCTAGTTTATAAGCTGAGTTATCAACTTTAATATGCTTCTGGCATGGAAGCTGATAACTCTTGAAATATTTAGCGTCCTGATTTAAAAATCGGGGCGCTTTTTTTATGATGGGTTTTTCAGTTTTAATAGCTATTTGTTAGAGAGTTGATTGCATTTGGAAAGCGGATACAGAATCATTTGGGTTGCAGCAGTCCCGCTCCCGCTTCTGCTCCCGATGAAGAATCGGGAGCATCCCGCTTTGATCGGGTTTAGTTGGATTGGTCAGCAGATACTATTTGCGTGAATGTATCCCGCGGTCTGTGTCCCTGTAGACCAATAGCAGAATGATATACTTTCAAAATGGAGTTTTTTGGACGCTTTGCCTGCGTGAGGGATAGAAACGGAAAGCCCGCAGCCGTGAGGAACGAATGGTGAGGACTTGAAGTGTATAGCCCGACCCTTGCGTAGCTTGGGGCACGCCCAAATAATAACAAATTCTTTTGCTAAAGAAAAACCTTATTTACACCGCTTTGTTATAACATTATAAATTATAGGAGACCCACACCATGGCAATTAACGAAAATAAAGGATCGCAGGATAAAATACATAGCACCACAGAAAATAGCGAAATCAATAAAGAGAATTTATCGTACGATAAAAATAAAGAAAGCTACGAACTCGATGTAAAGGGAACGGACAGCGATTACGACCATCCGATGGGATATGAAACAGTTGCTGCAGGCGCAAAGGATGATGATTCTACTTACGATGAGGCAAACCCTTATGTGGGTGATGAGTATGCCCGCAATGAAGATATAGCCGAAGATAACTTGGAAGAACTGGGCATGCATGTAGATAACGGTGAGAGTGTAAAGCTTAATCCTGAGGATGAAATTCTTGCCCGTACACCTGAAGATAACCGCGATGACCTGGATGAAGAAGGTTACCCGATTAATGATGCACCTAATAATAATTAACTAATTATAATAAAAATGGGCTTAGCAGTTTAACTGTTAAGCCCATTTTTAATGGTATATACTGCTAAGCCCCTTGTTTTTAGCGCTAATTTCTCAAATAAACTATCCCGGTAACCTTCAACAGCCCCTGTACTACATTCGGGCAATTTCCTTATAGTTCATTTCTGTTACAGTAAACGTAAAAATATTTTCTCTCTATCGTTAAAAAAAACTTTTTTATCATATTGCTGTGTTCCATTACTGATACTTGAAAATACTTTGCTAGCAGCCCAATCTGGGTAATAATATCTATTTTTAACTAAATGGTTCAGTGCATCGACCTATCGCTGGATGTATATTTTTAGTAAATATCCCTGAGCACCCCTTTTGATCATCTTTATAAAGCTATGCTCATCATTTAGCATACTTAAGCCCATAATTAGTACATCGGGATGTATTTCTTTTAACCAGGCCGCAGTTCAAAGCCATCCATTATCGGCATACTAATGTCTAACAATACCACCCCTTTCTTTTCTTACCATTAGCGTATTTACCTCCCATTGGGGCTATTCTTTTTTTGATGTTACTTAGTCCAAAACCTTTGTCATCATCACTTAGCGGAAGTACCAACTGCTTATTGTTATTGATTATAGAAGGTTCAGTTGTGAAAGCTAGGGTATTAACCGTTTTTAGTATCGTTAAACCACGGTAAATTTTATCGTTAAATACACATCGAAATACAGTTTTATACACATTGATTGCTGTCTCATCGTATAGCAACTTTGTGATGTGCAAGCCTGACGGCAAATTTTAATAATACGGCAACTTGTTAAACAGATAGAATTGATGAGAAAAGATTCAAAGAAATTATATTCTACACTATACGTATCAATGCAAAAGGGGGGAGCTTTAGGTAACCAGCTATAAACCAAATACTCTCATTAATGCCTCAAGTTATTTTACCAAACAAATTATGGGCTATGCCTTAAAATAGTATTCAAATTAAAGGAGTATTCCGAAAATCCTTAAAAGAGTAGGAATAAAAATTAAATCTAAATAAAATGAAAAAATCAATTCTACTACTAACAGCATTAGCTTTTAGTACTATCGCATTTTCGCAACAAAGAACAGTAAAATTTACTAAAGCAGAGCAACAGCAGATGCAGCGGATTCTTGGTAAAGATTTTACAGCAGTATTAGGTGGGCAGGGGCAACTGGCTGTGGTTACACCAGACAAAGTTGGCCAATTGAAATCTACAGCAAGAGGTGGTTTTAGCGGAATGCCTGGACTTGCAGCTAATGCAGTACTAGCCGCTAACGAAAAATGGTGGGTTTATAAACAAAGTGGCGATTTGCTTAAGTCTAAATTGGGAGAAGAACGTTTTAACCAATTAAATAAAATCCTTACTAAAAAAGGATTGGATATTAAGGCGGTTGAAAAACCAGTAGAATTTACCAGGGCGGACCAACAACAACTACAAAGGGTTTTGGGTAGAGATTTTACAGCAGTGTTGGGTGATCAGGGACAGCTGGCAGTTGTTACTCCAGACAAAGTTGGACAATTGAAATCGACAGTAAGGGGTGGTTTTAGCGGAATGCCCGGACTTGCAGCTAATGCAGTTTTAGCCGCTAACGAAAAATGGTGGGTTTATAAACAAAGCGGCGATTTGCTTAAATCTAAATTGGGAGAAGAACGTTTTAACCAGTTAAACTCAATCCTCGCTAAAAAAGGATTGAATTAAAACCTCATACTCTAGTGCAGCAGTTTTTGTTGCACTAGAATATCAGAAGCTATTTAAATTTCAATTGGTTCATTAACAGTTATCGCAAATTTTAAAAGGCGCTCAAATTTGAACCCTGCTATACAAAGAAATAACTCAACAAATTTAAATGGTTTCTTAATGTTATTTAAATCAATAAAATACCAAAAAAAACAGAAAATGGATTTATATAAAATTAAAAGTGTTTTGAAGGAGAATGTGTTTTATAACATTACCTATTGCTATAATGTTAACCAATTAGAAGTATTTAGAATTTTGGTAGCTCTTTTTGCAATTATTTCGATGTTTACATTGGTTTTAGATTACGATGTTTTTTTTGCGCCAAACGGTATAGTTAATTGGGAGGTTTCTAATGCAAATGCTCTTTGGTTTGAGTGTCATCCACAAAAAATAGCTGATTTATTGCACGTGTCGCCCCAGTACGTAATGATTTCAATTCTTACCGTATATTTTTTAAGCCTTGGTACGTTATTGTTAGGCATTTGGACAAGATTATCAGCCATTATTTGCTTAATTACCTTTACGCTAATTACCAATGTAATGTCTTCTTTTGCATTTGGTGTAGATATTTATCAATCAGTATGCTTTTTCTTTCTAACCATATTTCCAACTGGCTATAGCTTGTCGTTAATTAAAAAAGATAATTATCCCAGCCTTAACGAGATTAAGCAGATTTGTATTAGGGTATTGCAACTCTATTTAATTATAACTTATATATCAGCTGGGTTTGAGAAAGCATTCATGTTAAACTGGTGGAATGGGAGGTTTATTTATTTCCTGAGCAACGACCCAACCATTATGACAACAAGTTTTTTTCCAAAAGGCCAAAGTATTCTTTTTTATGCCTTTTTTGGGATTATGGTAGTGTTTATAGAATCATCATATTTTCTATTGGTATGGTTCAAGAAAACCAGATTTTACATCATATTGATCATTATATCAATGCATTTGTTTATTGCACTTTTTATGGACTTGTTGTTCTTTGGACTGCTTCTGATTGTGTTAAATGTAGTGTGCTGGTACCCGGTACTTTTTGCTAATTTAAAATTGAAAGAAAATGATAAATGCATATAAAATTACTTTCCGAATAATACTGTTAATTGTTTTTTTGTCAGTAATGAAAGTTAGTGTCTGGATTGATAAAAATATTGATTGCTACGCACTTTCAGTAACTCAGTCTTTTATCTTTAGGGTTACAAGATTAAATTGGCAGTATGGTTTCTTTACAAGTAAATCTAACAATTATCAATTTATTAAAAGCGATATCAGCCTGGTAGATCCTGAAAATACTTCGAGAAATATAACTATTGCGAAGGATGAGGGATTGGATAGGCTAGTTTTGCCCATCAATGCAGTTAGGGTTAACTCTTCAATTCAACAAATGGTAAGAGATACACTCTATTTAGAAGCAGGATCCAGATCTATAGCCTTGTATTTATTTAAAAGACATCCATCCTATAGAAATATAGATTTTTCTATACAAACATATAATAGAAAAATTAAAATTGATCAGACCAGGTTTGCACTTACAACTAAACTTGATACATTGTTTAACCGCAGAATTAGTTATTAATTTTTCAAGAGCATAGCCTGTAAAGATTGCTCATTACAATTATTTGTGATTTTATGAACATCAGAAATTATAGATAAGCAATTAATCTTAACGTAGCTTAAACGAAATCTTATGGAAGAGTTAGTTGGCTTATTTCGCGGACTTTGCAATTGATGCAATGGAGAAGTGCAGAATATGGTAAAATATACAAAGAGAAAAAAACAGATTTGCTTCGCTATGGTTAAGGATTAATATCTAAATTAAATCTTCTGCGCAGTTCATCAAGCTTAGGGTTTTTGTTCACCAGGTAATCGTACTTTTCGCGGTTACCATAAAGCCTGTTTTCTATTTTACGCTCTACCAGTTTATAGGTAACTTCTACACCAAAGTTTCGGAGTTCGTTCCGTAAAAAGTTTAAAAGATCAACCGATTCCTGCTGTATCAGGTGTTCCTGCGTTTTACTCTCTACCGAAATCTCAATTAATTCAGGATTTAGAAGCGTAGGGGCAAAATTATTTAAAATGGTAAAAAGATTAATTTTGTCGGCAGCTTTAAGCTTTTGTGTATATATGCTCCAGATTTCCAATAAGCGATCGTAACTAAAAACTTCGCGGGCCTCTCCGGTTGCTTTTTTTGGACCTTTATCTTCCTCCTCCTGCGCAATGCGATCAAAATCATTTAGTGAGGGAATGAGCATGCTTGCCGCACCAGCCTTTGGAATATTAATGTTGATGGAAGTTGTAGATGGCGAAGGACTGCTAACCCTGGGCATTTCCTTTGCTTTTTCCTCTACAGGGATGCTGGGTAAAACAGGCGCACTAATGGTAGGGGCTGGAGCAGAAACAGTGTTTTCGCTTTCGGCTTTTGGCTTCGGGCTTTCAACCTGTTCAGCTACGACATTAGTTTTTTTTTTATCCTGATCTCCGTCAGTTGCTGTGTTATTAGTGTTTAAAGGTTGTTGTGCTAAATTGACGACCGAGCGGATATGGCACATTTTAATCAGTGCCAACTCTACCTGTAAACGCTGGTTTTTAGAATTTTTGTAATTTAAATCGCAGGTATTGGCTAAATTCAGCGCTGTTAACAGGAACGATAATTCTGTTTGTCTGCACTGATCGAGGTATTTTTGTTTGATATTTTCACTTACCTCCAACAATTTAATGGTAGCTGCATCTTTACCTACCAACAGGTTACGGAAGTGACTGGCCAAGCCATTTATAAAGTTGTTGCCATCAAAACCATTGTTCAAAATTTCATCGAACAAAAGTAAAGTCTGGCTCAC
Proteins encoded:
- a CDS encoding DNA polymerase III subunit gamma/tau yields the protein MENFIVSARKYRPATFETVVGQQHITGTLKNAIKNNQLAQAFLFCGPRGVGKTTCARILAKTINCTNPTAEMEACGQCDNCLSFQNGHSFNVHELDAASNNSVDDIRSLIEQVRIPPQAGKYKIYIIDEVHMLSQSAFNAFLKTLEEPPSYAIFILATTEKHKILPTILSRCQIFDFNRIQVEDIASHLSTIAQRENIAFESDGLHIIAQKADGGLRDALSMFDQIASYANKNITYKAVIDNLNILDYDYFFKLTSYLTAAEVSQTLLLFDEILNNGFDGNNFINGLASHFRNLLVGKDAATIKLLEVSENIKQKYLDQCRQTELSFLLTALNLANTCDLNYKNSKNQRLQVELALIKMCHIRSVVNLAQQPLNTNNTATDGDQDKKKTNVVAEQVESPKPKAESENTVSAPAPTISAPVLPSIPVEEKAKEMPRVSSPSPSTTSININIPKAGAASMLIPSLNDFDRIAQEEEDKGPKKATGEAREVFSYDRLLEIWSIYTQKLKAADKINLFTILNNFAPTLLNPELIEISVESKTQEHLIQQESVDLLNFLRNELRNFGVEVTYKLVERKIENRLYGNREKYDYLVNKNPKLDELRRRFNLDINP
- a CDS encoding ankyrin repeat domain-containing protein, whose translation is MTETTLDQQLNARKFDEAKSSMQNGEKLSKNLQDHQKSSIFDKLIKDKQYEILNMMVKDKTIETDIYEFDNFDKSIFHSIIYNLGEEDEDIAFFNEFIAHFDNLNDEVNAKTLLGYLFENGVSLGVIKACIDAGCTTNFKNNAEENYIHQVVKSSFRKYNLNDEQTTDLLKGYIDILLNEGLDVNEGNIVQETPLITAIKFNKKNLIAHLLENGADPNHTDREGNSAFFYAVAHSQSENIYDTLRSFATPEFDQVSKKGETLLFEYVRMMSNSESGINFLKKLIGDGADLYQTSTWYSADKTPLDVIAEKQANILEAVLESGQIDINRTDDQGNTLLHKVCAYNVNYEAEKAKETYRKVKLLIENGADVALSNDKDQTALMLASDDNLKIKTVELLMKQS
- a CDS encoding NADP-dependent isocitrate dehydrogenase, whose translation is MSNTSKIIYTKTDEAPMLATYSLLPIVQAFTASAGIDVETRDISLAGRILANFPEYLKDDQKIGDALAELGALATTPEANIIKLPNISASIPQLVGAITELQAQGFAIPNYPDNAQSDEEKAIKAKYAKVLGSAVNPVLREGNSDRRAPKAVKNYAKQNPHSMGKWSADSKTKVASMTEGDFYGSEKSTTVAEAGQFKIEFVAADGTLTELKGLSPLKAGEVIDSSALSLSALKTFVAKEIAEAKAENVLLSAHLKATMMKVSDPIIFGAIVEVYFADVFTKYADLFKELNIDTRNGLGDVYAKIAGNPKQAEVEAALAQAIENGPALAMVNSDKGITNLHVPSDVIVDASMPAMIRTSGQMWNKEGKPEDTIALIPDRSYAGVYTATIDDCKANGAFDVTTIGSVPNVGLMAQKAEEYGSHDKTFQAAASGIIRVTDADGKVFFDQKVEKGDIFRMCQTKDAPIQDWVKLAVNRARLSETPAVFWLDEQRAHDREIIAKVNTYLKDHDTTGLDIRILAPIEATKFTLERIRKGLDTISVTGNVLRDYLTDLFPILELGTSAKMLSIVPLMNGGGLFETGAGGSAPKHIEQFIEEGYLRWDSLGEFLALQASLEHLSQTQNNAKAQVLADALDEANAKFLATDKSPGRKLGTIDNRGSHFYLALYWAEALAAQSKDADLKARFAPLAKTLLENETKINEELIGSQGKPQNIGGYYNPNDELASKAMRPSETLNTSLASL
- a CDS encoding ankyrin repeat domain-containing protein, with protein sequence MSFIIACESGKRKIAELLLANNEVEVGYTDEKGRTALHYAAHHGYLDLVKILIDRGADLDYEDHDGETPFYFACLQKQKQTALYLLDKGARIDIKDLKGNSLLHLTAQNGQIEVLEKLLDKGLDVNCENNEAETPLLIASAWRNKEVVQKLLEFGANINTTNKHGDSPLIFAVKSKNNPMVELILDKGANINHVNHAGESALLLACYDANRMLTKTLVEKGADVFVSSKNGLSPIWYACANNQKEIVDLFLANGVDVNYAKPLSGNDDSMYSYLEWVETANNISISASFSFDNNYNYGGESMLHVAAKSGHLSMLKLLLEKGANVNIQDESGNTALHYAAANGKKDVVKFLLENAADPSIVNVKEQKAIDYSNIKGFNEITELLLKYGPAANSNIQATSTASTESPTVAPKNDMAAKKQALLDLKELLDAGILSQEEFDAEKAKILKG
- a CDS encoding tRNA(Met) cytidine acetyltransferase TmcA domain-containing protein, with product MKKSILLLTALAFSTIAFSQQRTVKFTKAEQQQMQRILGKDFTAVLGGQGQLAVVTPDKVGQLKSTARGGFSGMPGLAANAVLAANEKWWVYKQSGDLLKSKLGEERFNQLNKILTKKGLDIKAVEKPVEFTRADQQQLQRVLGRDFTAVLGDQGQLAVVTPDKVGQLKSTVRGGFSGMPGLAANAVLAANEKWWVYKQSGDLLKSKLGEERFNQLNSILAKKGLN